The following proteins are encoded in a genomic region of Chryseobacterium cucumeris:
- a CDS encoding sulfite reductase flavoprotein subunit alpha — MLSESKLNVLKQISGDLSRDEAIWASGYLAGIAGGSSITAVLPPLETNTTTQNAVKKITLAYGTETGNSKKLATALAGIVKKKGLQVKLADLSQYKPKDLAKEEFFFVVISTQGEGEPPALAKKFYDYIHENEIDLSGLKYGILALGDSSYPLFCQTGEDVDSRFEILGAQRIIPLKKCDIDYEQEASHWIEHVFETVNKNAVQSTKNALAPKVSTGRKKFQGKVSAIINLNDITSEKETYHIEIETEEALSYRPGAALGVIPFNSKDVVDEIITLTGINPKKQVETAKVTDTVEELLLKHLNISYLLKSVVAQYAKITGHSIPEVRLSLLDLLRIYPVKNADEFEEILQILTAQAPRLYSISSSVEAHGDTEIHITVAKSEFFIDHQKHNGLCSGFLSEFKEGEAVEFYIQEAGHFKLPDADKDIIMIGPGTGIAPFRSFLWERDAIGAEGRNWLFFGDRNFVSDFLYQAELQDFLKTGSLTHLDLAFSRDTAEKVYVQHRLEQKAQEVFYWLEGGASVYVCGAKEPMARDVEQTLLTIIQNEGKRSQEDAVTYLEEMELSGRYAKDVY, encoded by the coding sequence ATGCTGTCTGAATCTAAATTAAATGTATTAAAACAAATCTCGGGAGACCTCTCCAGAGACGAAGCCATCTGGGCAAGCGGATATCTTGCGGGTATTGCCGGAGGGTCCTCAATTACAGCCGTTTTGCCACCACTGGAAACGAATACCACTACACAGAATGCTGTAAAGAAAATAACGCTGGCTTACGGTACAGAAACCGGAAACAGTAAGAAACTGGCTACTGCACTGGCCGGTATCGTGAAGAAAAAAGGGCTTCAGGTAAAGCTGGCTGACCTTTCCCAATACAAGCCTAAAGATCTTGCAAAAGAGGAGTTCTTTTTTGTCGTCATCAGTACTCAGGGAGAAGGTGAACCGCCTGCTCTTGCTAAAAAATTCTACGATTATATTCATGAAAATGAAATTGATCTCAGCGGACTTAAATACGGAATTCTGGCATTGGGAGACAGTAGTTACCCTCTGTTCTGCCAGACTGGAGAAGATGTGGATTCACGCTTTGAAATATTAGGTGCCCAGCGTATTATTCCATTGAAAAAATGTGACATTGATTACGAACAGGAAGCTTCCCATTGGATAGAGCATGTATTTGAAACAGTCAATAAAAATGCGGTGCAGAGTACAAAAAATGCTTTAGCTCCAAAGGTTTCTACCGGAAGAAAGAAATTTCAGGGAAAAGTTTCAGCCATCATCAACCTTAACGATATTACCTCAGAAAAAGAAACCTATCATATTGAAATTGAAACAGAAGAAGCGCTTAGTTACCGCCCCGGTGCAGCTTTGGGAGTGATCCCTTTCAATTCAAAAGATGTTGTAGATGAGATTATTACGCTCACAGGAATTAATCCTAAAAAACAGGTTGAAACAGCAAAAGTTACAGACACTGTGGAAGAACTCCTACTCAAGCATCTTAACATCAGCTATTTACTTAAATCTGTAGTGGCTCAATATGCAAAAATAACAGGGCATTCCATTCCGGAAGTCAGATTAAGTCTTCTTGATCTTCTTAGAATTTATCCTGTAAAAAATGCAGACGAATTTGAAGAAATCTTACAGATATTAACCGCTCAGGCACCACGTCTGTATTCCATTTCTTCCTCTGTGGAAGCTCATGGTGATACGGAAATTCATATTACGGTTGCTAAATCAGAATTTTTTATTGACCATCAGAAACATAATGGGTTATGCAGTGGCTTTCTGAGTGAATTCAAAGAAGGGGAAGCGGTGGAATTTTATATTCAGGAAGCAGGGCATTTCAAATTGCCGGATGCGGATAAAGATATCATCATGATTGGTCCGGGAACAGGGATTGCGCCCTTCAGGTCATTCCTTTGGGAACGTGATGCCATAGGAGCAGAAGGAAGAAACTGGCTGTTTTTCGGGGACAGGAATTTTGTTTCAGATTTCCTTTACCAGGCAGAACTTCAGGATTTTCTTAAAACAGGCAGTCTGACTCATCTAGACCTCGCTTTTTCAAGAGATACAGCTGAAAAAGTATATGTGCAGCACAGGTTGGAACAAAAAGCCCAGGAAGTATTTTACTGGCTTGAAGGCGGAGCATCGGTGTATGTATGCGGTGCTAAAGAACCCATGGCCCGTGATGTAGAACAAACGCTTCTCACCATTATACAGAATGAAGGAAAACGCAGCCAAGAAGACGCTGTAACCTACCTGGAAGAAATGGAATTAAGCGGCAGATATGCTAAAGATGTGTATTAA
- a CDS encoding sulfate adenylyltransferase subunit 1, whose protein sequence is MDILRFITAGSVDDGKSTLIGRLLYDSKSILQDQLEVLEKHSKNKNEDGVDLALLTDGLRAEREQGITIDVAYRYFSTAKRKFIIADAPGHVQYTRNMITGASNSDLMVILIDARKGVIEQTRRHSIIASLLQLKKVAVAINKMDMVDYSAEVFENIKSEYAKIAENLGLNDVSYFPISALKGDNIVSKSSRTDWYEGNSLLEYLEEVPINEEKNNGSRFQVQYVIRPQTEELHDYRGYAGQILSGKFTKGDKIHILPADLTTEITKIEINGIEKEEAFEGQPAVIHLAHDVDISRGDIFATEEHVPTVEKDLEILLCWLDQKPLQPGNKYLLQQNSRLIKAVVKEVDYKINVNTLIREQADGEIKLNEIVKVTLRTAQPLVYDSFTNNKTTGSAILVDETSNSTVAACIIQ, encoded by the coding sequence ATGGATATATTAAGATTTATAACAGCAGGAAGCGTGGATGATGGTAAAAGCACCCTTATCGGCAGACTGCTTTACGATAGCAAAAGCATTTTACAGGACCAATTGGAAGTCCTTGAAAAACATTCTAAAAACAAAAATGAAGACGGGGTAGACCTAGCGCTTTTAACAGATGGCCTCCGTGCAGAAAGAGAACAGGGAATCACCATTGATGTTGCCTACCGCTATTTTTCAACGGCAAAAAGAAAATTTATCATCGCCGATGCTCCCGGTCATGTACAATATACCCGGAATATGATCACCGGAGCATCCAACTCAGATCTGATGGTTATTCTGATTGATGCAAGAAAAGGAGTGATTGAACAAACCAGAAGACATTCTATCATCGCTTCTTTATTACAATTAAAGAAAGTAGCTGTAGCCATCAATAAAATGGATATGGTAGATTATTCGGCAGAAGTTTTTGAAAATATAAAATCAGAATATGCAAAAATTGCAGAAAATCTTGGACTGAATGATGTAAGTTATTTCCCGATCTCTGCATTAAAAGGAGATAATATTGTTTCAAAATCTTCCAGAACAGACTGGTATGAAGGAAATTCTTTACTGGAATATCTTGAAGAAGTACCGATCAATGAAGAAAAAAATAACGGAAGCCGTTTTCAGGTTCAGTACGTGATTCGTCCTCAAACCGAAGAACTGCATGATTACAGAGGATATGCCGGACAAATATTAAGTGGAAAATTCACCAAAGGAGATAAAATTCACATTCTTCCGGCGGACCTGACCACTGAAATCACCAAAATTGAGATCAATGGCATTGAAAAAGAAGAAGCCTTTGAAGGCCAGCCAGCCGTTATTCATCTTGCTCATGATGTTGATATCAGCCGTGGAGATATTTTTGCCACGGAAGAACATGTTCCCACCGTTGAAAAAGATCTTGAAATCCTTTTATGCTGGCTGGATCAGAAACCGTTGCAGCCAGGAAACAAATACCTTTTGCAGCAAAACAGCAGACTGATAAAAGCAGTAGTAAAAGAGGTTGATTACAAGATCAATGTGAATACTCTTATAAGGGAACAGGCCGATGGAGAGATCAAACTGAATGAAATTGTAAAAGTTACCCTGCGAACGGCACAGCCTTTGGTCTATGACAGCTTTACCAATAATAAAACAACGGGCTCTGCCATTCTGGTGGATGAAACGTCCAATTCAACGGTAGCAGCCTGCATAATTCAATAG
- the cysD gene encoding sulfate adenylyltransferase subunit CysD codes for MSIHHLNYLDQLEAESIYILREVAGQFERPALLFSGGKDSIVLAHLARKAFFHGKIPFKFVHVDTGHNFQEVLDFRDQLVKQLDVNLVVRKVEDTIKSKKLTEAKGKFPSRNWLQTYTLLDTIEEFEFDACIGGARRDEEKARAKERIFSVRDEFGQWDPKLQRPELWNIFNGRIHKGENVRVFPISNWTELDIWNYIRREKIALPSIYFSHEREVIDFNGQWLANSSHVVLEPEDIITTRKIRYRTVGDMTCTAAVESNAVTIDAVIEEIVATRISERGETRIDDRVTEAAMEDRKKGGYF; via the coding sequence ATGTCAATACATCATTTAAATTATTTAGATCAGTTAGAAGCCGAATCTATTTATATATTAAGAGAAGTCGCAGGCCAGTTTGAACGTCCGGCGTTGTTATTCAGTGGAGGAAAAGACAGTATCGTACTGGCGCATCTGGCAAGAAAGGCCTTCTTCCACGGAAAAATTCCTTTTAAGTTTGTTCATGTAGACACCGGGCATAACTTTCAGGAGGTATTGGATTTCCGTGATCAGCTGGTAAAGCAACTAGACGTGAATCTGGTAGTCAGAAAAGTGGAAGATACTATAAAAAGTAAAAAACTGACTGAGGCTAAAGGTAAATTTCCAAGCAGAAACTGGCTTCAAACCTATACACTTCTTGATACTATTGAAGAATTTGAATTCGATGCCTGCATAGGAGGAGCCAGAAGAGATGAGGAAAAAGCCCGGGCCAAAGAAAGGATCTTCTCCGTTCGTGATGAATTTGGGCAGTGGGATCCTAAATTGCAGCGTCCTGAACTTTGGAATATCTTTAACGGAAGAATCCACAAAGGAGAAAATGTAAGAGTTTTCCCAATCAGCAACTGGACAGAGCTTGACATCTGGAATTATATCCGAAGAGAAAAAATTGCACTTCCTTCCATCTATTTTTCGCATGAAAGAGAAGTAATCGACTTCAACGGACAGTGGCTGGCCAATTCTTCCCATGTTGTACTGGAACCGGAAGATATTATTACCACCAGAAAAATCCGTTACCGTACCGTAGGAGATATGACCTGTACTGCAGCTGTAGAATCTAATGCTGTAACGATAGATGCTGTTATCGAAGAAATTGTAGCCACAAGAATCTCAGAGCGTGGCGAAACCAGAATTGATGACAGGGTAACAGAAGCCGCTATGGAGGACAGAAAAAAAGGAGGCTATTTTTAG
- the cysK gene encoding cysteine synthase A, translating into MKFQNALETIGNTPVVKINKLFGSDHEIWIKLEKNNPGGSIKDRIGLAMIEDAEAKGLLNKDSVIIEPTSGNTGIGLALAAAVKGYKLILVMPESMSIERRKIMEAYGAEFLLTPREKGMKGAIEKANELAEETPNSWIPRQFDNPANVKVHVETTAQEILKDFPDGLDYIITGVGTGGHITGIAKVVKEKYPNVKVIAVEPELSPVLSGGSPAPHPLQGLGAGFVPSILDITLLDGVITVGKEEAYEYALNAAKKEGLFVGVSTGAALAAIAKHLPEIPPNAKILTINYDTGERYLSVEGLF; encoded by the coding sequence ATGAAATTTCAGAATGCATTAGAAACGATTGGGAATACACCCGTCGTGAAAATCAACAAACTCTTCGGTTCAGATCATGAAATCTGGATCAAACTTGAAAAAAACAATCCCGGCGGAAGCATTAAAGACAGAATCGGACTGGCGATGATTGAAGATGCAGAAGCCAAAGGATTATTAAATAAAGACAGCGTTATCATAGAGCCTACCAGCGGAAATACAGGGATAGGACTCGCTTTGGCTGCTGCCGTAAAAGGGTATAAGCTAATCCTTGTTATGCCTGAAAGCATGAGTATAGAACGCCGTAAAATCATGGAAGCGTACGGAGCAGAATTTTTGCTTACCCCAAGAGAAAAGGGAATGAAAGGGGCTATCGAAAAAGCCAATGAGCTTGCTGAAGAAACGCCCAATTCATGGATTCCTAGACAGTTTGACAATCCTGCCAATGTAAAAGTACATGTAGAAACCACCGCTCAAGAAATTTTAAAAGACTTTCCGGATGGTCTGGATTACATCATTACCGGAGTGGGAACCGGAGGGCACATTACCGGAATAGCAAAAGTGGTTAAAGAAAAATATCCCAACGTAAAAGTAATAGCTGTAGAGCCGGAATTATCACCTGTATTGAGCGGAGGAAGCCCGGCGCCACATCCATTGCAGGGATTGGGAGCAGGTTTTGTTCCTTCCATTCTGGATATTACCCTTTTAGATGGAGTGATTACAGTAGGCAAAGAAGAAGCTTATGAATATGCCCTTAACGCAGCTAAAAAAGAAGGTCTTTTTGTCGGAGTTTCCACAGGAGCCGCTTTAGCAGCCATCGCCAAACATTTACCGGAAATACCACCTAACGCTAAAATCCTGACAATTAATTACGATACCGGAGAGAGATATCTGTCGGTAGAAGGACTTTTCTAA
- the epsC gene encoding serine O-acetyltransferase EpsC — protein sequence MAISDQLIERIHQTKHNSIHGFFDKIKTKKWVKDLYETLFLPQDDNTEDQLKRNFEALQKTLSDLINTVTGDKIITEKQVNRFFEALPQLYDQLVLDAKSILEFDPAADSLEEVYLAYPGFFATYVYRISHQLWSQEVKILPRVISEYAHSKTGIDIHPGATIGKSFFIDHGTGIVIGETTIIGNNVKIYQGVTLGALNVSKEKAHQKRHPNIEDDVIIYSGATILGGETTIGRESIIGGNVWVTQDVPANSLVYHKSEIKIKDNSSLPESLTFVI from the coding sequence ATGGCAATTTCCGATCAACTCATAGAAAGAATTCACCAGACCAAACACAATAGTATTCATGGATTCTTTGATAAAATAAAGACAAAAAAATGGGTCAAGGATTTGTATGAAACACTCTTCCTTCCTCAGGATGACAATACTGAAGATCAGCTGAAAAGAAATTTTGAAGCGCTCCAGAAAACACTTTCAGACCTTATCAATACGGTAACAGGAGATAAAATTATTACCGAAAAACAGGTTAATCGTTTTTTTGAAGCTTTACCACAACTCTATGATCAGCTGGTACTGGATGCAAAATCCATTCTGGAATTTGATCCTGCCGCTGACTCACTGGAAGAAGTATACCTGGCATATCCCGGCTTTTTTGCCACGTATGTCTATCGTATCTCGCATCAGCTCTGGAGTCAGGAAGTGAAAATTTTACCAAGGGTCATCTCAGAATATGCCCACAGTAAAACGGGAATTGATATTCATCCGGGAGCCACCATCGGAAAGTCTTTTTTCATTGATCACGGAACAGGAATTGTGATCGGAGAAACAACGATTATCGGAAATAATGTCAAAATCTATCAGGGAGTAACCCTCGGAGCCTTGAATGTCTCCAAAGAAAAAGCCCATCAGAAAAGACATCCCAATATTGAAGATGATGTGATTATCTATTCGGGAGCTACTATTCTGGGAGGCGAAACCACTATAGGCAGGGAAAGCATTATCGGAGGAAATGTCTGGGTTACACAGGATGTTCCTGCCAACTCTCTGGTCTACCATAAAAGTGAAATAAAAATAAAGGATAATTCTTCATTACCGGAATCATTAACCTTTGTGATCTAA
- the cobA gene encoding uroporphyrinogen-III C-methyltransferase has product MKTNIKSPKVFLIGAGPGNPELITVKAVKAIAEADVVLCDRLVSPEILETYVNENTEIIYVGKECSKNASTPQSHINTLMVEYARQNKTIVRLKGGDVSIFSNILDELQALKENHIPYEVIPGITAALGAAAFAGMPLTARGYSTSVRFLTYYKSEIVTEEYWKELALTNDTLVFYMSKGNLTPLVEKLKALQISGDKKIAVIEQATTPFQKVYTSSFDDFNEKFGDKNFASPSLVVVGKIVNLHEEFSWLENAEQEGLYFKSVENGTLIPTTQNFFEYAV; this is encoded by the coding sequence ATGAAAACAAATATAAAATCACCAAAGGTCTTCCTTATCGGTGCAGGGCCCGGCAACCCTGAACTGATCACTGTAAAAGCTGTAAAAGCAATCGCAGAAGCAGACGTTGTTTTATGCGACCGTCTTGTAAGTCCTGAGATTCTGGAAACCTACGTTAATGAAAACACAGAAATCATTTATGTAGGCAAAGAATGCAGCAAAAATGCTTCCACCCCTCAGTCTCATATCAATACTTTGATGGTGGAATATGCCCGTCAGAATAAAACCATCGTAAGACTAAAAGGAGGGGATGTTTCCATATTCTCGAATATTCTTGATGAGTTACAGGCTTTAAAAGAAAATCATATTCCTTACGAAGTCATTCCGGGAATTACAGCCGCTTTAGGTGCGGCAGCATTTGCAGGGATGCCTTTAACGGCCAGAGGATATTCCACATCCGTTCGTTTTCTGACGTACTATAAATCAGAGATTGTAACTGAAGAGTATTGGAAAGAACTTGCTCTCACCAATGATACCCTTGTTTTCTATATGTCTAAAGGAAACCTTACTCCTCTTGTGGAAAAGCTGAAAGCACTTCAGATTTCAGGTGATAAAAAAATTGCAGTCATTGAACAGGCTACGACTCCTTTCCAGAAGGTGTATACGTCATCATTTGATGATTTTAACGAAAAATTCGGAGACAAAAACTTTGCTTCCCCTTCATTGGTGGTAGTGGGCAAAATTGTAAACCTCCATGAAGAATTTTCATGGCTTGAAAATGCCGAGCAGGAAGGTCTTTATTTCAAATCAGTGGAAAACGGAACTCTAATCCCTACAACTCAAAATTTCTTTGAATATGCTGTCTGA